The Triticum urartu cultivar G1812 chromosome 5, Tu2.1, whole genome shotgun sequence genome contains the following window.
ACTGATCGAGGTGGCGTACGTGCGTGGTTGTTTGCAGGTCTCGGGGCTGGGAGGGACTGCTCCGGTGGTGTACGGCGGCGGGAGTAATGGTGGCGGCGTGCCGGCGCCGTGGCCGTGGCCGGTCTTGCCCTACTCGCCGCCCCAGTGGCAGGTGAGCGGACGCGGCCTCTGTTACTGCTCCTCCTCCCTTCTTTTAATCCCCaccttttttttgttttttcgcTTTCCCCTTGTTGGCTTGTGAGTTCGATTTCTGCACCCTTTTTTAACGCTGGCGATGATTGCTTTCCTTCCAGGTCCCGACCAATTTCGCCAACGGCGGCGGCAGCGCCCGTTTCATGGGCCCAAGGCATGCTCCGCCACGGCCCTCCCACGGCCCTCCGCCGGCCAAGCGGCGTCTCGGCGGCACCGGTGGTACTGGCGTGTTCCTGCCGCGCGCCCAGGGGTACCAGTACCAGCACAAGGCTGCGAGCAAACCTCCGGCCAAAGGTAACGCCCGGCGCCTCTTGCTTTCTTGCGCTCCGTTCTGCGTTACTGCTGCTACGGTTTGGGTTTTGCATGGATCTCGTGTTGGGCTTTGGGCCGCTTGGGTGCATGGTTGGGAATACCAAATCTTCGCTGCACTCGTGTGAACCTACTGCGCATGCTTCTTCATCAGTTATTGATTTCCCTAAAAAAAATCAGTTATTGATGTTTTCCTTGGCATGAAGTACTACTTTTCCAGCAGTGCGAGGCTTTAATTGGTCGAATTGAACACGCTGATTACCCCACCCCATGGATATGCTGCAATATTACCCATGAATGAATGAATGATAAATCGCCCGTTACCACCTGACGATAGATAGAGCCCACACATGCGACTCCACTGTTCCATCGgatgccatgccatgccatggaAAACAGAAATGGATCTCTGCAATGCAGGAACCCTGCGTTTTGGACAGTGCGCTCTGCCCCGTGCAGGAGTAAATCCGTTGCCATCAAAGTACCCAGCCAGCCCTGGGCTCTGCCGACCCTGACACTTTGCAGCTTTACCTGCTGATTTGCGTTTTTCCCCCACAGCCACAAAAGATTGCTTAATTATGGCCATTCATTTGTTGTTTTGTACTTACGCAGGCAGGAATCCATCAAAGGAGTTGCTCCAGGGGCAGTACCAGCCAGTGCAGCAGCAGCAACGCGCAGACCAAGAGGAGGCAGCGGAGACGACGCAGAAGCAAAA
Protein-coding sequences here:
- the LOC125555804 gene encoding homeobox protein Hox-A4-like → MADCYAPADMDELHRRWLPREIFADIGIADAAPPSAAAVEDVAVHLTGILGSKEGLPRPPPPPPPPAPAPHHRHHRPQVSGLGGTAPVVYGGGSNGGGVPAPWPWPVLPYSPPQWQVPTNFANGGGSARFMGPRHAPPRPSHGPPPAKRRLGGTGGTGVFLPRAQGYQYQHKAASKPPAKGRNPSKELLQGQYQPVQQQQRADQEEAAETTQKQKASAALLALPQEWTY